GGGCCTCGACCGGCACGTCTGCTCCGTCGCCCGCACCGGACCACTCGTCCGGTGCCGCGGTCCGTCGCCGGACCTCTCGCCGCCGCGTCCCGTGGGCTCTGCAGTCCACGCTCCGCGCCGTCGGGCGCCAGAGCACACCCGCCGACCGCGTGCGCCTCCCATCCGGACTTTCACCGTCGGTCCTGGAATTCCACCAGGTCAACCGATCGCCAAACCGCAGCGACCGGGTCGCGGACTGTTACCGCCGGCTCGGAATTACACCGACCCCGGAGCACGCGAGTGGGTTCACTCGTGCTTCAAGTATGCCCCTCCCCGCAACCCACACCACGACCCAGGTCACATCGTGAGCCGTCACCCGCAGCAACAACCCCCGGCCCGCGGCGCTCGCGCCGAACTGGGAACACCCCGTGATGACTGGGGACAGGCAATTTCCTGTTCCCAGTCACCGCGGGGTGTTCCCAGTCCTGATGGTGGCGGCGTCGAGCGCGGTTGCAGCTGGATCGGTCGCGCTGCCTGGGCCCGGCTGGGCAGTCCCTCGACCCTGTACCTTCTTGCCGGTGGAGGCGTTTGCTGGGCGGTATCGGCTGATCGACCTGATCGGAACCGGCGGGATGGGTTCGGTCTGGCGCGCCTGGGACCTGCGGCGCTCGGCCTACGTCGCGGCCAAGGTCCTCGGGCAGCACGACGCCGGCACGCTGCTGCGCTTCGTCCGGGAACAGTCGGTACGGATCCAGCACCCGCACGTCGTCGCCCCGCACGGCTGGGCCGCGGACGACGACAAGGTCGTGTTCGCGATGGACCTGGTCCGCGGCGGCTCGGTCGCCACACTCCTCGGGGACCACGGGCCGCTCCCGCCGTCGTACGTCGCCGTACTCCTCGACCAGCTCCTGCACGCCCTGTCCGCGGTACACGCGGCGGGTGTCGTACACCGCGATCTCAAACCAGCGAACCTGCTCCTCGACGCGACCGGCACCGGCCTTCCTCATCTCCGCCTGTCCGATTTCGGCGTAGCCGGCCTGATCGATGAGCCGCGGATGACACGCAACAGCACGATCCTCGGCACCCCTGGCTACCTCGCACCCGAGCAACTGTCGGGCGCGGATCCCGACCCCCGCCAGGACCTGTACGCCGTCGGCGCCGTCGCCCACGAACTCCTCACCGGCGACCGCCCCACCCCCACCGGTTCACTCCCACCCGCAGACGGCCCGTTAGCTGCGTTCATCCACACCTGTACGGCGACCAACCCGTCAGACCGCCCCACCACAGCCCAAGCCGCAGCCCGCCTCCTGTCCGAGTCCGGCGCTCTCCCATCCCCCGGCTCCCTCCCCTGGATCAACCTCCCCGACGCCCCCGAAGTCTTCGACCAACTCCCACCCCTCCCACCCACCTGGACCCCCACCGGCCCAACCAACCCCACCGCCCAACCTCCCGGCACACCCGGCTCCGCCCACCCCACCGGACCCACCAGTTCGGCTGAGCCGACAGGACCCACCGGGCCTAGCGGTTCGGCGCAGGCAGCCGGGGGCGTTCGGCCTCAGCGTGCGCAGGCCTTCCAGCCGCAGGTGACGCGGCAGCTCCCGGCGGGGGA
This Kribbella sp. NBC_00482 DNA region includes the following protein-coding sequences:
- a CDS encoding serine/threonine-protein kinase codes for the protein MEAFAGRYRLIDLIGTGGMGSVWRAWDLRRSAYVAAKVLGQHDAGTLLRFVREQSVRIQHPHVVAPHGWAADDDKVVFAMDLVRGGSVATLLGDHGPLPPSYVAVLLDQLLHALSAVHAAGVVHRDLKPANLLLDATGTGLPHLRLSDFGVAGLIDEPRMTRNSTILGTPGYLAPEQLSGADPDPRQDLYAVGAVAHELLTGDRPTPTGSLPPADGPLAAFIHTCTATNPSDRPTTAQAAARLLSESGALPSPGSLPWINLPDAPEVFDQLPPLPPTWTPTGPTNPTAQPPGTPGSAHPTGPTSSAEPTGPTGPSGSAQAAGGVRPQRAQAFQPQVTRQLPAGDAPVPQVTGVGRAGDAPVPQVTGVGQAGDAPVPQMTGVGRAGSAPVPPAAEAGQVVEASGRRRGLVWLAVGSFVGAAGLIGSAVWILVR